In Phocoena phocoena chromosome 8, mPhoPho1.1, whole genome shotgun sequence, the following are encoded in one genomic region:
- the LOC136127266 gene encoding hemoglobin subunit beta gives MVHLTGEEKSAVAALWGKVNVEEVGGEALGRLLVVYPWTQRFFESFGDLSTADAVMKNPNVKKHGKKVLASFGEGLKHLDDLKGTFAALSELHCDKLHVDPENFRLLGNVLVVVLARHFGKEFTPELQSAYQKVVAGVATALAHKYH, from the exons ATGGTGCATCTGACTGGTGAGGAGAAGTCTGCCGTCGCTGCCCTATGGGGCAAGGTGAACGTGGAGGAAGTTGGTGGTGAGGCCCTGGGCAG GCTGCTGGTTGTCTACCCCTGGACTCAGAGGTTCTTTGAGTCCTTTGGGGACCTGTCCACTGCTGATGCTGTTATGAAAAACCCTAACGTGAAGAAACATGGCAAGAAGGTGCTAGCCTCCTTTGGTGAGGGCCTGAAGCATCTCGACGACCTCAAGGGTACGTTTGCTGCGCTGAGTGAGCTGCACTGTGACAAGCTGCATGTGGATCCTGAGAACTTCAGG CTCCTAGGCAACGTGCTGGTGGTTGTGCTGGCTCGCCACTTTGGCAAGGAATTCACCCCGGAGCTTCAGTCTGCCTATCAGAAGGTGGTGGCCGGTGTGGCTACTGCCTTGGCCCACAAGTACCATTGA